From Afipia carboxidovorans OM5, one genomic window encodes:
- a CDS encoding antibiotic biosynthesis monooxygenase family protein, whose amino-acid sequence MYIAMNRFQVRKGSEQAFETLWANRETYLGELEGFIEFHLLRGPVAEDHQLYATHTIWASKAAFEGWTKSEQFRKSHARAENSTGNSLYLGHPKFEGFEIIQTERNAKVAA is encoded by the coding sequence ATGTATATTGCAATGAACAGGTTTCAGGTGAGGAAGGGTTCCGAGCAGGCATTCGAGACCTTGTGGGCGAACCGCGAGACCTATCTCGGCGAGCTCGAAGGCTTCATCGAGTTTCATCTGCTGCGCGGCCCGGTCGCCGAGGATCATCAGCTCTATGCCACCCACACGATCTGGGCGAGCAAGGCTGCGTTCGAAGGCTGGACCAAGTCGGAGCAGTTCCGCAAGTCGCATGCCCGCGCCGAGAACAGCACCGGCAATAGCCTCTATCTCGGCCATCCGAAGTTCGAGGGGTTCGAGATCATCCAGACCGAGCGCAACGCCAAGGTGGCGGCTTGA
- a CDS encoding heme/hemin ABC transporter substrate-binding protein — protein MFAFRLQKPLASLLSAALAATVICCQPAYSGEAPAKRIVSVGGAVTEILYALGLEDRIVGVDSTSLYPSNALSTKANVGYMRQLSPEGVLGLAPDLILAIEGSGPASTLDVLRQAKVSLKIVPDRYTEDGLINKIKFIAREMKVEARGECLATAAAADLAAIKELRSHIGHKARVMFVMSLLDGRAMAAGRNTAADEIIALAGGTNAIDGYDGYKTISEEAIIAAKPEVILAMQRGKDSLNADAVFSTPAFKLTPASASKSFIAMDGLYLLGFGPRTAAAAHDLASDLYPSISKEAAHWASRVATADCRKL, from the coding sequence GTGTTTGCATTCCGGCTGCAGAAGCCTCTCGCCTCCCTTTTGTCCGCTGCATTGGCAGCCACGGTCATCTGCTGCCAACCCGCTTATTCCGGCGAGGCGCCGGCGAAGCGCATCGTTTCCGTGGGCGGGGCGGTGACGGAAATCCTTTATGCACTCGGCCTCGAGGACCGTATCGTCGGCGTCGACAGCACGAGCCTTTATCCGAGCAACGCTCTCTCGACCAAAGCCAATGTCGGCTACATGCGCCAGCTCTCGCCCGAGGGCGTTCTCGGCCTCGCACCCGACCTTATTCTCGCGATCGAAGGCTCGGGTCCTGCCTCGACGCTCGACGTGCTGCGCCAAGCCAAGGTGTCGCTGAAGATCGTCCCCGACCGCTACACCGAAGACGGCTTGATTAATAAGATCAAGTTCATTGCCCGCGAGATGAAGGTCGAGGCGCGCGGCGAATGCCTCGCCACAGCGGCCGCCGCCGATCTCGCCGCGATCAAGGAACTTCGCAGCCATATCGGCCACAAGGCGCGAGTCATGTTCGTGATGTCGCTTCTGGACGGCCGGGCGATGGCTGCCGGGCGCAATACGGCGGCCGACGAAATCATTGCGCTTGCCGGCGGCACCAACGCCATCGACGGCTATGACGGCTACAAAACCATCAGCGAGGAAGCGATCATCGCGGCCAAGCCGGAGGTGATTCTGGCCATGCAGCGCGGCAAGGATTCGCTCAATGCCGATGCGGTGTTCTCGACGCCGGCTTTCAAGCTGACACCGGCCTCCGCCTCGAAATCCTTCATCGCCATGGATGGCCTCTATCTCCTCGGCTTTGGTCCGCGCACGGCCGCGGCCGCGCATGATCTCGCAAGCGACCTCTATCCATCCATCAGCAAGGAAGCCGCTCACTGGGCATCGCGCGTCGCCACAGCCGACTGCCGCAAGCTATGA
- a CDS encoding TonB-dependent hemoglobin/transferrin/lactoferrin family receptor: MAIVTSSARALAWGVSLAALSLGGAISAHAEDQVAPVTVSQAASSNQNSAVSAKRQKPQAAAMSPEVRDARAQAVDPRVPQPLDMITVTASKTEERAVDALAPVSVVTPEQIEVMQASTIGNLIYNIPGVWTQDRGDEPSTSINIRGLQDFGRVAFIVDGARQNYQRTGHFANGSFFLNPELISGIDIVRGPTANIYGSGAIGGVASFRTKDIDDVVRAGERWGVDMHTVLGSNHGRALGSIFAGARINPNVDIFAGGTYSTQDNYRDGTGYQIPNTWNRLSSGIAKLTVRPADGHEVKLGTIYQENIYNVGQPARKAGDPNSTNPNGSNNLTGTSIYATNVKNYTTTLGWTYSQPDDQLFDWNARIYWNRTENDQIKVAHNTGGSSGGCAGVAPGTDITGCVGDPRSYLIDTYGFDAYNTSRIESGEWRHAFTYGADGFRDRVSTYDKSGNSDATTPGGERTVTGGFVQWKLNYASWAELISAVRYDNYRLSSNIGGTSGDRFSPKVTLGLLPTHVVTPYISYSEGYRAPSITETLVAGSHVASGPGQGDTAQCPDGSRGFFCFLPNPNLRPEVGKNKEIGLNVKKNDLFTAGDSFRGKFNVFQNDVTDFIDAIQFACPAPMGQCYQYQNIAAARIRGFEAETMYDANLWFLGVSGSFTEGKNTQTGIGLYSIPSQKITTTAGVRFDEGRVVASVMWTNVKGNTDIPANFLPATSYDLVNVYLSVKPTKNLTLIGSVENLLNQYYRPYAVPTGSDTTSTQNDVKWASAGAGIVFKGSLKYHFGG, encoded by the coding sequence ATGGCAATCGTTACCAGCAGCGCGCGTGCGCTTGCGTGGGGTGTATCTCTTGCGGCTTTAAGTCTTGGCGGCGCGATCAGCGCGCATGCGGAAGATCAGGTGGCGCCGGTCACGGTGTCGCAGGCTGCTTCGTCCAATCAAAACAGTGCGGTGTCTGCCAAACGGCAAAAGCCGCAGGCAGCAGCGATGTCGCCGGAGGTGCGTGATGCGCGCGCCCAGGCGGTCGACCCGCGCGTGCCGCAGCCGCTCGATATGATCACGGTGACTGCATCGAAGACCGAGGAGCGTGCCGTCGATGCGCTGGCGCCGGTCAGCGTCGTTACGCCGGAACAGATTGAGGTGATGCAGGCGAGCACCATCGGCAATCTGATTTACAATATTCCGGGCGTGTGGACGCAGGATCGCGGCGATGAGCCGTCGACCTCGATCAACATCCGTGGCTTGCAGGACTTCGGCCGCGTTGCCTTCATCGTCGATGGCGCGCGCCAGAACTATCAACGTACGGGCCATTTCGCGAACGGCTCGTTCTTCCTCAATCCTGAACTGATCAGCGGTATTGATATCGTCCGCGGTCCGACCGCGAACATCTACGGTTCGGGTGCGATCGGTGGTGTTGCCTCGTTCCGTACCAAGGATATCGATGACGTGGTGCGAGCCGGCGAACGCTGGGGCGTCGACATGCACACGGTGCTCGGCTCCAACCACGGCCGTGCGCTTGGCTCGATCTTTGCGGGAGCGCGCATCAATCCCAACGTCGATATCTTTGCCGGCGGCACTTACTCGACGCAGGATAATTATCGCGACGGCACGGGCTACCAAATTCCAAATACCTGGAACAGGCTTTCGAGCGGCATCGCCAAGTTGACTGTGCGTCCTGCCGATGGCCATGAGGTCAAGCTCGGCACGATCTACCAGGAAAACATCTACAATGTCGGCCAGCCCGCGCGTAAGGCGGGCGATCCCAATTCGACCAATCCGAACGGGAGCAACAACCTCACCGGCACGTCGATCTATGCCACCAACGTCAAGAACTACACGACGACGCTGGGCTGGACCTACTCGCAACCCGATGATCAGTTGTTCGACTGGAACGCCAGGATTTACTGGAATCGCACCGAGAACGATCAGATCAAGGTTGCGCATAACACGGGTGGGTCTTCGGGCGGCTGTGCGGGTGTGGCTCCCGGTACCGATATCACCGGTTGTGTCGGCGATCCGCGCAGTTACCTGATCGATACTTATGGTTTCGACGCCTACAACACCTCACGCATCGAGTCCGGTGAATGGCGTCATGCCTTCACCTACGGTGCCGATGGTTTCCGTGATCGCGTGTCGACCTACGACAAGAGCGGCAACTCCGATGCGACCACGCCCGGCGGCGAGCGCACCGTCACCGGCGGCTTCGTGCAGTGGAAGCTGAACTACGCGTCATGGGCCGAGTTGATCAGCGCGGTCCGTTACGACAACTACCGCTTGTCTTCCAACATCGGCGGCACCAGCGGCGACCGGTTCTCGCCGAAGGTGACGTTGGGTCTTCTGCCGACCCATGTGGTCACGCCTTACATCAGCTACTCTGAGGGCTATCGTGCGCCTTCGATCACCGAAACGCTGGTGGCGGGATCTCACGTCGCGAGCGGCCCGGGTCAGGGCGATACTGCACAGTGTCCCGACGGTTCGCGTGGTTTCTTCTGCTTCCTGCCGAATCCGAACCTTCGTCCGGAAGTCGGCAAGAACAAGGAGATCGGCCTTAACGTCAAGAAGAACGACCTGTTCACGGCAGGCGACAGCTTCCGCGGCAAGTTCAACGTCTTCCAGAATGACGTGACGGACTTCATTGATGCGATCCAGTTCGCATGTCCCGCACCGATGGGGCAGTGCTATCAGTATCAGAACATTGCAGCGGCGCGGATTCGCGGTTTCGAAGCCGAGACGATGTATGATGCCAATCTGTGGTTCCTGGGCGTGTCGGGCAGCTTCACGGAAGGCAAGAACACCCAGACCGGTATCGGCCTCTACAGCATTCCGTCGCAAAAGATCACCACCACTGCCGGTGTTCGTTTCGACGAGGGGCGGGTCGTTGCCAGCGTGATGTGGACCAACGTGAAGGGCAACACCGATATCCCGGCGAACTTCCTTCCGGCAACGTCCTACGACCTCGTGAATGTCTATCTGTCGGTGAAGCCGACCAAGAATCTGACGTTGATCGGGTCGGTCGAAAACCTGCTTAACCAGTACTATCGCCCCTACGCGGTGCCGACCGGGAGCGACACCACGTCGACCCAAAACGACGTCAAGTGGGCGAGCGCCGGTGCGGGTATCGTCTTCAAGGGTAGCCTGAAGTATCATTTCGGAGGTTAG
- a CDS encoding substrate-binding protein produces MTKINGFYNSDISRRAMLRGSAGLAGGLALTGGLTMPVFADNPAIGTYPAGSSGSTVTFGVAVPRTGTYAVQGEDELKGWELAVEHLNTGHELVKKLSPKTSKGVLGKEIKLVVADSGAKPNIAVQAQQRFITENKVVLMTGSTSSAVAVALNKLAQREKVMYVAGISGSNDTTGKDCVRYGFRQCFYGEMAANAIGPTIIKTFGKNKKAAYLTPDYTYGHTTTASVENYLKGQGWTTVTNQVSPLGAPDYSSYLLNVANSGADVLINVNWGHDCVLSTQQAKQFGIFDKMKLVVPYQVPFLAREVGGGLLAGVYAATDYWWTLEEQFPLAKMFNDSFEKKYGYKPEWGAENAYMGFVHWARMAEEAKSFYPPDIIKAYEKGETIPSLVGDVHYRPEDHQCVRPVIIVRGKKPSDMKNKEDYYEIVEIVPGDKVIQKPDAFGCKLGDYT; encoded by the coding sequence ATGACGAAAATAAACGGATTCTACAACTCTGACATTTCTCGCCGTGCGATGCTGCGCGGGAGCGCCGGTCTCGCTGGCGGTCTTGCTCTGACGGGCGGACTGACGATGCCGGTTTTCGCGGATAACCCTGCGATCGGCACCTATCCCGCCGGCTCCTCCGGAAGCACGGTTACGTTCGGCGTGGCCGTGCCGCGCACCGGCACTTATGCCGTTCAGGGCGAAGACGAACTGAAGGGCTGGGAGCTCGCGGTCGAGCACCTCAACACGGGTCACGAACTCGTCAAGAAGCTGTCGCCGAAGACCTCGAAGGGCGTTCTCGGCAAGGAAATCAAGCTGGTCGTCGCCGACAGCGGCGCCAAGCCGAACATCGCCGTGCAGGCACAGCAGCGCTTCATCACCGAGAACAAGGTGGTGCTGATGACCGGTTCGACCTCGTCGGCGGTCGCGGTTGCGCTCAACAAGCTCGCCCAGCGCGAGAAGGTGATGTACGTCGCCGGCATCTCCGGTTCGAACGACACCACCGGCAAGGACTGCGTCCGCTACGGCTTCCGCCAGTGCTTCTACGGCGAAATGGCGGCGAACGCGATCGGTCCGACCATCATCAAGACCTTCGGCAAGAACAAGAAGGCCGCCTATCTCACGCCGGACTACACCTATGGTCACACCACCACGGCGTCGGTCGAGAACTACCTGAAGGGTCAGGGCTGGACCACGGTCACCAACCAGGTCTCGCCGCTCGGCGCCCCCGACTACTCCTCGTACCTCCTGAACGTCGCGAACTCCGGTGCGGACGTTCTCATCAACGTCAACTGGGGTCATGACTGCGTGCTGTCGACCCAGCAGGCGAAGCAGTTCGGCATCTTCGACAAGATGAAGCTTGTCGTGCCTTACCAGGTGCCGTTCCTCGCGCGCGAAGTCGGCGGCGGTCTGCTGGCCGGCGTCTATGCGGCTACCGACTACTGGTGGACCCTGGAAGAGCAGTTCCCGCTTGCCAAGATGTTCAACGACTCCTTCGAGAAGAAGTACGGCTACAAGCCGGAGTGGGGTGCGGAGAACGCTTACATGGGCTTCGTGCACTGGGCTCGCATGGCCGAGGAAGCGAAGAGCTTCTATCCGCCGGACATCATCAAGGCCTACGAGAAGGGTGAGACCATTCCTTCGCTGGTCGGCGATGTGCACTACCGGCCCGAAGATCACCAGTGCGTGCGTCCGGTCATCATCGTCCGCGGCAAGAAGCCGTCCGACATGAAGAACAAGGAAGATTACTACGAGATCGTAGAAATCGTCCCCGGCGACAAGGTGATCCAGAAGCCGGATGCGTTCGGTTGCAAGCTCGGCGATTACACCTGA
- a CDS encoding HdeD family acid-resistance protein, with translation MSISSGSHHSLGGALHSLRAKWGWILALGIVYIVAGIIALGNGLLSTVLSVAIIGAVMFISGVFEIISAFQMKTWSSFFLWIVLGALYALAGIFVWANPLLAAGALTLLIGIALIASGLVRIFLAFRLPDTAPRFWICLSGAITVLLGAIILSQWPVSSLYVLGLFLGIDLLFAGFGWVGMALKLRQ, from the coding sequence ATGAGCATTTCGAGCGGATCCCATCATAGTCTTGGCGGCGCCCTGCATTCGCTGCGCGCGAAGTGGGGTTGGATTCTCGCACTCGGCATTGTGTATATCGTCGCCGGAATTATCGCTCTCGGGAACGGGCTTCTCAGCACCGTTCTCTCCGTCGCGATTATCGGTGCGGTGATGTTCATTTCGGGTGTTTTTGAAATCATCAGCGCCTTCCAGATGAAGACCTGGAGCAGCTTCTTTCTCTGGATCGTTCTCGGCGCGCTCTACGCCCTCGCCGGCATCTTTGTTTGGGCTAATCCGCTGCTTGCGGCAGGCGCGCTGACGCTCCTGATCGGCATCGCCCTCATCGCCTCCGGCCTGGTACGGATTTTCCTCGCCTTCCGTCTGCCCGATACGGCACCGCGATTCTGGATCTGCCTGTCCGGCGCGATCACCGTGCTGCTCGGCGCGATCATTCTCAGCCAGTGGCCGGTCTCGAGCCTCTACGTCCTCGGGCTGTTTCTCGGGATCGATCTGCTGTTTGCCGGCTTCGGCTGGGTCGGAATGGCGCTCAAGCTCCGGCAGTAA
- a CDS encoding heme ABC transporter ATP-binding protein, whose amino-acid sequence MNAVLQLRSASYRVKDAVLLDQISVDFRPGETVAIVGPNGAGKSTLLRLISGDLSPSSGHVQLLGRDISAYAPRDLAKRRSVLSQHVNVSFPFTVEEVVRMGGEGHADAESNGLIDSLLDEVELAALRHREFPTLSGGEQQRAHFARTLLQLALGERTHGKGVLLLDEPTSSLDLRHQIKLLDLARSKAREGAAVIAVLHDLNLAARFADRIIVMKKGTIACDGDATTSISAKVMADVFSISAPIRQTQQALPFVLQQDMTILDRP is encoded by the coding sequence ATGAACGCCGTGCTGCAGCTTCGCTCCGCCTCCTACCGCGTGAAGGACGCGGTGCTGCTCGATCAGATCAGCGTCGATTTCAGGCCGGGAGAGACCGTCGCCATCGTCGGCCCGAACGGTGCGGGAAAATCAACCCTGCTGCGGCTCATTTCCGGCGATCTCAGCCCGTCGTCGGGACACGTTCAGCTTCTCGGCCGGGATATCTCCGCTTACGCTCCGCGCGATCTCGCCAAGCGCCGCTCGGTTCTCTCCCAGCACGTCAATGTCAGCTTTCCGTTCACGGTCGAGGAAGTGGTGCGCATGGGCGGTGAGGGCCACGCCGACGCCGAGAGTAACGGCCTGATCGATTCGCTGCTCGACGAAGTCGAACTCGCAGCCCTGCGGCATCGGGAGTTTCCGACGCTGTCCGGCGGCGAGCAGCAGCGCGCGCATTTCGCTCGCACTCTGTTGCAGCTTGCGCTCGGCGAGCGGACACACGGCAAGGGCGTACTGCTTCTTGACGAGCCGACCTCGAGCCTCGACCTGCGCCACCAGATCAAGCTTCTCGACCTCGCCCGCTCAAAAGCGCGGGAGGGCGCGGCCGTGATTGCGGTTCTGCACGACCTCAATCTCGCAGCGCGCTTCGCCGACCGCATCATCGTCATGAAAAAGGGCACCATCGCCTGCGACGGTGACGCCACGACAAGCATCTCGGCCAAGGTGATGGCCGATGTGTTTTCCATCTCGGCCCCGATCCGGCAGACGCAACAAGCGCTGCCCTTCGTGCTTCAGCAGGACATGACCATCCTCGATCGCCCCTGA
- a CDS encoding FecCD family ABC transporter permease, with protein MSALTTRGSGKSFLRRPPAVPTLLALFSLLALALVVSATVGAANIPLHRLWPALGIGTPDGALIDRDQLVLYSIRLPRLVCAAMIGALLAMAGALMQGLFRNALADPALVGVSSGGAFAAALTIVISDTLLAGHAYFGLDMLPFAAFVGSLITTFALYRIASSSGRTSVAVFLLAGLAIAALANAGIGLLVFIADDRQLRDITFWLLGSLSGATWAKAAMLVPALVAMLIALPLLARPLDLLVLGEAEAFHAGVAVERTKRIAIVLVSAMTGVSVAVCGIVGFVGIIVPHLLRISIGPGHRLLLPASALLGAVLMVTADSCARIIAAPAEVPIGILTAAVGAPFFLVLLLRQRALVGL; from the coding sequence ATGAGCGCGCTGACCACTCGCGGCTCGGGCAAATCCTTTCTGCGCCGGCCGCCTGCCGTACCGACACTTCTTGCGTTGTTCAGCCTGCTGGCACTGGCACTTGTCGTGTCCGCGACCGTTGGCGCTGCCAACATTCCGCTGCACCGGCTGTGGCCGGCGCTCGGCATTGGCACGCCCGATGGCGCCTTGATCGATCGCGACCAGCTTGTGCTTTACTCCATTCGGCTGCCGCGCCTCGTCTGCGCCGCGATGATCGGTGCCTTGCTCGCGATGGCGGGCGCGCTGATGCAGGGCCTGTTCCGCAACGCGCTTGCGGACCCAGCATTGGTTGGCGTCTCGAGCGGCGGCGCTTTTGCAGCGGCACTCACCATCGTCATCAGCGATACGCTGCTTGCCGGTCATGCTTATTTCGGGCTCGACATGCTGCCATTCGCGGCCTTTGTCGGCTCGCTTATCACAACGTTCGCGCTCTACCGGATCGCAAGCTCTTCCGGGCGAACCTCGGTCGCGGTCTTCCTGCTGGCCGGGCTTGCCATCGCGGCGCTCGCCAACGCCGGCATCGGGCTTCTGGTGTTCATCGCCGACGACAGACAATTGCGCGACATCACGTTCTGGCTGCTCGGCTCGCTCAGCGGCGCAACCTGGGCCAAAGCCGCGATGCTCGTGCCCGCGCTCGTGGCAATGCTGATCGCGCTTCCCCTTCTCGCGCGGCCGCTCGATCTGCTGGTGCTGGGCGAGGCCGAAGCCTTTCATGCCGGCGTTGCGGTCGAGCGCACCAAGCGCATCGCCATCGTACTCGTCTCCGCGATGACGGGCGTGTCCGTCGCCGTCTGCGGGATCGTCGGGTTTGTCGGCATCATCGTGCCGCATCTCCTGCGAATCTCGATCGGGCCCGGCCATCGGCTTCTTCTGCCTGCCTCCGCACTTTTGGGTGCCGTACTGATGGTGACAGCCGATAGCTGCGCGCGAATCATCGCCGCCCCCGCGGAAGTGCCGATCGGCATTCTGACGGCAGCGGTCGGCGCGCCGTTCTTTCTGGTTCTGTTGTTGCGCCAGCGAGCTCTGGTCGGGCTATGA
- a CDS encoding TonB family protein, producing the protein MTAVMMFDDRERADVYRWTMSALLVTALHGLVVIGWTLWPEPPQPLGAHLPPAIIELSLVSVSPQETELDLAPGPVMQESDSATTAAKPAAAEEAFAPVLPPMDSDLVLPAAQPKAEKAPVTEKEPVKSEAEKEAPQTRKPVEKKKTHTDRTPAPKTTASRRAEQRAHQAASSRVGAQAMANALPSYRERLAAHLQRYKRYPPELRAAGVRGVARLTFTVNRSGHVLSSRLTGSSGNSSLDAETLAMIRRAQPLPSFPPEITVSSMSFTIPVGFVIR; encoded by the coding sequence ATGACCGCCGTAATGATGTTTGATGATCGTGAGCGGGCCGATGTCTATCGCTGGACGATGTCGGCCCTGCTCGTAACGGCGTTGCATGGTCTTGTGGTGATCGGCTGGACTCTTTGGCCGGAGCCGCCGCAGCCTCTGGGCGCGCACCTTCCCCCCGCCATCATCGAATTGTCGCTTGTCTCCGTCTCTCCGCAGGAGACCGAACTCGATCTCGCGCCGGGTCCGGTGATGCAGGAATCGGATTCCGCAACCACAGCCGCGAAGCCTGCCGCAGCCGAGGAGGCCTTTGCTCCGGTCCTGCCGCCAATGGATTCCGATCTCGTTCTGCCTGCCGCGCAGCCCAAGGCCGAGAAGGCGCCGGTCACGGAGAAGGAGCCGGTGAAGAGCGAAGCCGAGAAGGAGGCTCCACAAACCCGCAAGCCGGTCGAGAAGAAGAAAACCCATACCGACCGCACGCCCGCGCCGAAGACCACGGCATCGCGGCGGGCCGAGCAGCGCGCGCATCAGGCCGCCTCGAGCCGGGTCGGCGCCCAGGCGATGGCCAATGCCCTGCCGTCCTACCGCGAGCGGCTGGCCGCACATTTGCAGCGCTACAAGCGATATCCGCCGGAACTGCGTGCGGCCGGGGTCCGCGGTGTCGCACGATTGACGTTTACGGTTAACCGCTCGGGCCATGTCCTCTCGAGCCGGTTGACCGGTTCGTCAGGGAACAGCAGCCTCGATGCGGAAACCCTGGCAATGATCCGCCGGGCGCAGCCCCTGCCGTCCTTTCCGCCGGAAATCACCGTGAGCAGCATGAGCTTCACCATCCCGGTCGGCTTCGTCATCCGCTAG
- the hemP gene encoding hemin uptake protein HemP, whose protein sequence is MKKAPTKLMNDTTDQTPRPSVDTSTRQVLINGNRMDSADLFRSARELLISHGEETYRLRLTSQNKLILTK, encoded by the coding sequence ATGAAGAAGGCTCCGACCAAGCTCATGAACGATACGACAGATCAAACGCCCCGACCCTCCGTCGACACATCCACCCGGCAGGTTCTGATCAACGGAAACCGCATGGATAGCGCCGACCTCTTTCGCTCCGCACGCGAACTTCTCATATCGCACGGCGAGGAGACCTATCGGTTGAGGCTTACCTCGCAGAACAAATTGATCCTGACAAAATAG
- the hutX gene encoding heme utilization cystosolic carrier protein HutX, whose protein sequence is MTATSTAEGMASLRQYMADNPGAVIEDAAREHGVMPRAVLEALPDAMRRFVPGDRFEAVMQDIAGWGEITFIVHTEDAIFEFTGEIPNGAMGHGYFNLMQPKGLHGHFRPQRCATIAFVERSFRGKASAFIAFVNVDGGIMYKVFVGREEGGALRSDQLARFRALVSEPVG, encoded by the coding sequence ATGACAGCGACCTCAACGGCAGAGGGCATGGCGAGCCTCCGCCAGTACATGGCCGACAATCCCGGCGCGGTGATCGAGGATGCCGCGCGTGAGCATGGCGTGATGCCCCGCGCCGTGCTCGAGGCTCTGCCGGACGCCATGCGCCGCTTCGTGCCGGGTGACCGGTTCGAGGCGGTGATGCAGGACATCGCCGGATGGGGAGAAATCACGTTCATCGTTCACACCGAGGACGCGATCTTCGAATTCACCGGCGAGATTCCGAATGGCGCGATGGGCCACGGCTATTTCAACCTGATGCAGCCGAAGGGCCTGCACGGGCATTTCCGCCCGCAGCGTTGCGCGACCATTGCCTTCGTCGAGCGTAGCTTCCGCGGCAAGGCGTCGGCGTTCATCGCCTTCGTCAATGTCGATGGCGGCATCATGTACAAGGTGTTCGTTGGCCGCGAGGAGGGCGGCGCGCTTCGATCCGACCAACTCGCACGCTTCCGGGCGCTCGTCTCGGAGCCCGTTGGATAG